From one Marmota flaviventris isolate mMarFla1 chromosome 1, mMarFla1.hap1, whole genome shotgun sequence genomic stretch:
- the LOC114090172 gene encoding olfactory receptor 10T2-like has product GQADSSTYCLLSAFTVLSSQAPEKQRGNGTWLVTEFVLVGFSNLPHLRTTLFALFLLTYLVTVSGNVTIITIIHVDRTLHTPMYRFLAVLSLSETCYTLVTIPNMLAHLLMESQAISISGCRAQMFFFLVLGCNNCFLLTLMGYDRYVAICHPLRYSVIMRPTVCLCLGALVFCSGFSVALVETCMIFSSPFCRGGRVEHFFCDIAPVLQLSCADSAQRALGIFFLSVLVVLFSFLLILLSYAFIVAAILRIRSAAGRRRAFSTCAAHLTVVVVHFGCASIIYLRPDSGANPARDRLVAVFYTVVTPLLNPVVYTLRNKEVRVALKRTLARSGGVSR; this is encoded by the coding sequence GGCCAAGCAGACTCCTCTACTTACTGCTTACTTAGTGCATTTACTGTCCTTTCTTCCCAGGCTCCGGAGAAGCAGAGGGGAAATGGGACATGGCTAGTGACAGAGTTCGTGCTGGTGGGATTCTCCAACCTTCCGCACCTGAGGACCACACTCTTCGCGTTGTTCCTCCTCACCTACCTGGTCACCGTCAGTGGCAAcgtcaccatcatcaccatcatccatGTGGATCGCACGCTCCACACACCCATGTACCGCTTCCTGGCGGTGCTGTCCCTCTCTGAGACCTGTTACACGCTGGTCACCATCCCCAACATGCTGGCCCACCTGCTGATGGAGAGCCAGGCCATCTCCATCTCTGGCTGTCGGGCTCAGATGTTCTTCTTCCTGGTCCTAGGATGCAACAACTGCTTCCTCCTTACCCTGATGGGTTACGACCGGTACGTGGCCATCTGTCATCCCCTGCGCTATTCGGTGATCATGAGACCCACCGTTTGCCTCTGCCTGGGAGCCTTGGTTTTCTGCTCTGGGTTCTCGGTGGCCTTGGTGGAGACCTGCATGATCTTCTCCTCGCCCTTCTGCCGCGGAGGCCGCGTGGAGCACTTCTTCTGCGACATCGCCCCGGTGCTGCAGCTCAGCTGCGCAGACAGTGCGCAGAGGGCGCTGGGCATCTTCTTCCTGAGCGTGCTGGTGgtgctcttctccttcctcctcatcctcctgtCCTACGCCTTCATCGTGGCGGCCATCCTGCGGATCCGCTCCGCCGCCGGCCGGCGCAGAGCCTTCTCCACCTGCGCCGCGCACCTCACGGTGGTCGTGGTGCATTTTGGCTGCGCCTCCATCATCTACCTGCGGCCCGACTCCGGGGCGAACCCCGCCCGGGACCGCCTGGTGGCTGTGTTCTACACGGTGGTGACGCCGCTGCTCAACCCCGTGGTGTACACTCTGCGCAACAAGGAGGTGAGGGTGGCGCTGAAGAGGACCCTGGCGCGCAGCGGCGGGGTTTCAAGATGA